Genomic DNA from Vibrio vulnificus CMCP6:
CAGGATTTGTGTTCTATGAGCCCACAGCGCAAGCGTTGTTGATTACCATGCAAAGAGCGTTGTTACTGTATGCACAGAACCTAACAGAGCTTCGACGGGTTCAGCTGTACGCGATGGAACGAGATTTTTGCTGGAACAAGGCAGCAGAGCAATATGTGGAGTTGTATCGTTCTGCGCTAAAATAGAGTAAAAGTTCTGAAATATGAATGGAAAGGCACTGATTATGGTGCCTTTTTACGTTTTTTAACCGAACTCAAATAGAATTTGAATTGATATGTGGTAGGATTCTTGCCTCCCATTCTTACTATGGTGATTCATTAACTATCCTTGTGGCTGAAGTCCCCATTTCGATTGGATTGTTCTTTGATACATCACCATTGCAAGTGGGCTAGCTATACTGTTTAAACCTTTTAGTTTTCTTTTTTTGGCGTTGTTTTATGGCTCAGGCGTTACTATTTCACAAAACTTATCTCCATCCTACCAGCCAAGAGTGGGTGGTTTTTGTGCATGGTGCGGGTGGCAGTTCGTCCATCTGGTTTAAGCAAATTAAAGCGTACAAGCAGCATTTCAATCTGTTATTGGTTGACTTGCGTGGGCACGGTAAATCCAATCAACTATTAAAAGAATTGATCAGTAACCGCTATACCTTTGGGGCGGTGACGCAAGATATCCTTAAGGTGCTTGATCATCTTAAAATTCATTCCGCGCATTTCGTTGGGATGTCGCTAGGGACGATCATTGTCCGAAATCTTGCGGAATTGGCAGGAGAAAGGGTTAAATCTATGGTGCTTGGTGGTGCGGTAACGCGTCTCGATGCGCGCTCTCGTATCTTGGTCTCTCTCGGTAACTTTGGCAAACATGTGTTGCCCTATATGTGGTTATACAAACTGTTTGCCTATATTGTGATGCCGCAAAAAAATCAGCAGGAATCACGCCATCTCTTTATCCGTGAAGCGAAGAAGCTTTGTCAAAAGGAGTTTAAGCGCTGGTTTATACTCGCGGCAGAGGTGAACCCACTAATGCGTTATTTCAAAGAACGTGAATTGCCGATCCCAACGTTATATTTGATGGGAGACCGTGATTACATGTTCATTAAACCCGTCAAAGAGATGGTTGCGGCTCACACCCAGAGTGAGTTGCTAGAGATAAAAAACTGTGGTCATGTGTGCAATGTGGAAAAGCCCGACGAGTTTAACCAGCATTCGATCGATTTTATCCAACGTCAAATCTAATGAAATAAGAGGAAGGCTAGGACCTTTCTCTGTCAATTGCGCTCATTACTCAAGTACTTGTCCACAATGCCAGCAAGCTCCAAATTGACCTTCTATTTCTTCTCCGCACTGTGGGCATAGCCAATTTTGATGTGCGACTTGCTGCTCACGAAAGCTGGCTAATATCGCTTTAGCAAAATCGAGTTTCTCGGGTTCCAACAACCAAATGTATGGATTGGTATCCTCGGTTGCTGGTAATTCACCTTTTAAGCCAAATAAACCCTCACCTCGAACCTCACATTGTACCGCTTCATTAATCAGCAATTGACACACAATATGTGCTTCGATAGGGGTGTTGGCGGTGAATATCTTCATAAGTGGCTTCCTTTTATGAAGAGAGCTGAGGTCTAAATTTACTCATGATCCATTTTACAGCGATAGGAAACACACCCAGTAACGCAAATGAGGCTAATACTGTCGGTGAAAGTATCCCCGACAACGAGTTGATGTCGGCCAATTGTGTCCCCGCATTTAGGTAAACAGCCGTACCAGGTAGCATGCCGATCTGGCTAGTAAGATAGTAACGACCAATGGAAATTGGTGTTAAACCCATCAGCAAGTTAATAAGGAAAAATGGGAAGACTGGGATCAGGCGTAACGAAAATAGATAAAAGGCGCCATCCTTTTCAACGCCTTGGTTGATCGCGCTAAGTTTGTCTCCAAAACGTGCCTGCACCCAATCTTTTAGCAGGTAGCGACTACTCAAAAATGCGATGGTTGCTCCAATGGTGCTGGCAAATGAGACAAGCAATAGGCTATACCAAAAACCAAACAGAGCAGCGCCCAATAGTGTGACGACGGTTGCTCCTGGTACTGAAAAGGCGGTAAGACCAACGTAAATGACAAAATAGCTTATTGAAGCAAACAGAAAGTTTTCTTCAATAAAACTGTTCAGGGCAAGTTGTTGTGCTTTAGCGTTGTCGAGTGTGAGGTATTGACTAAAATTAACCGCCAATAAAATAATGGTCGCGATAAGCAAGATTCCGAATACGAGTTTTTTGTTCATTCAATTTTTCTCCAGATAGCTTGGTTATCAGACCTGATTGATACAGAAAATCTTTCAAACGATATAAAAAAACCACATCATTTTGATGTGGTTTTAATCTATAAGAAATAATAAACGTGCTTGCCTACAAAGACAATTTATTCACTAATTCGTCTCGACGTTGCTGAGGAATCACACTCCAGTGCGTACCATTGATGGCTCCCTCTAACGCCCAAAGCAGCTCTAAGCTCACGGCACCACTGTGGGTGTTTTTAATCGCTTCGTATGCACGAACCGCGCCTTGAGACTCCAACTGCTCGACTGTTTCAATTCCCGCCTTTTTCAGCATTCGTTCGGTGGCTAAACGCAGGTTAGGCAGGTCTTTTAATCGTTCAGGTTTTGCTGTTGCTTGCTGTTGTTTATCGTTATTAGCACTGGCCAATGCACGTTTGGCTACGTTGAGTAGTGCATTTTGGTCTTGCCATAGCGCGTCTGAAATCGCGTAGTACTTAGTGACAACAGGGAAACCACGCTTAGTATAAACGTATGGTTTGAGTCCTTGCTTTTCAAAAAGTAATGTTGATTTTTGATCTGCGCGAATATGAAGCTGGTCTTTCACCACAAGTGCGAACATGGTCTCATCTGCAAAAAGGCCGAATCCGCCAAACATTGAGCGAGATTTTATCGCACCAAGTTGCTCAAAAAGCTTCATTGAATCTTTGAGTATCGGTTTATCCATGATGTGTTATCTCGGTGTAATTACTATTACGCCACCAAATCAGGTCCGAGAGATTAGCAAACCAATGCAAATACAATGTCATTAATGGGTAAACTTGTTGTTATGCATTTTTGCCATCGGTAACCCCGCTACCTACCAAAAAACGTCTGGTTTAGGCCGGAGGCTTTGCGTCCCACTTTTTCAAATGGTTTGCCCTGTGCGTGACACTAGAAGGATACGATTTCTATTGGAGTAACATCACATTTTCAAATAAAAAATGTGACATTGGTTCAGATAATAGTTGCAGTTAAGTGAATGATTGCTCGATTTTAAGAACTTAACAGAATTTGACTTAACAAATCACTTACTAAGAATGAAAAAAAAGCATCCAGATTTGGATGCTTTAGAATATTAGTCTTAACTAATTGATTTTTTTAACGGTATCGCGAACCACTAACTCGGGATGCATTTCAAACACGCGTTTGTCATGTTCTTTGTCCTTAATTCGTTCGAGAAGGATCTCAAATGCATTTTTACCAACACGGCGTTTTGGCTGGTGGATCGTTGTTAGCGGTGGTGAGAAGTACTCTGCTAACTCAATATTATCGTAGCCAATCACAGAGATGTCTTCAGGAATGCGAAGGCCTAACTGTTGAAGGCGGCTCATCAAACCCAGTGCCATGGTATCGTTGAAGCAGAAAACCGCCGTTGGGCGATCTTGCCACGACGCGATCTTGTCAGCAGCCATCACAGCCGTGTCACATTCGAAGTTTCCTTCAAGGATCCACTCGTTGTTTAGTGTGATATTGGCTTCCTTCATCGCACGTTTAAAGCCTTGGATGCGCTCTTGGCACGCGGCTTTTTCAAAGTGGCCACTCAAACATGCGATTTTTGTATGGCCATTATCAATCAGGTACTTAGTGGCCAAGTAGCCACCTTCTTCTGAGTTATCGATAATTTTATCGGCTTGTGAGCTGATTGGACCCCAGTCCATAATCACTTTAGGAATATCTGCATGCTTATCAAGCATTTCGCGGAGCTCTTCGGTGAGGTCTGAACACATCACCAAAATGCCATCTACGCGCTTTTCCGCAAGCATACGAATGTAGTCACGTTGCTTCTCGTAGATACCGCCCGTATTACAAAGAATTAGCGTATAGCCTTGGCGGTAACAGTAGCTTTCTACGCCATCAATTACTTCAGAAAAGAACAAATTGGTCGACTGTGTGACCAGCATACCAATAGTACGAGTGGTGTTGCACTTTAGGCTACGCGCTACTGCGCTCGGTGCGTAGTTGAGCTCGTCAACCGCTTTCATGACTTTTTCTTGAGTGGCTTCTGCAACAAAACGCGTTTTGTTGATTACGTGCGACACTGTGGTCGTGGATACTCCAGCGAGACGCGCGACATCTTTAATTGTGGCCATAGGTATTGTCCTGTCTAAGGTTGCATTTTGAATCTACGATTCTT
This window encodes:
- a CDS encoding TVP38/TMEM64 family protein, which codes for MNKKLVFGILLIATIILLAVNFSQYLTLDNAKAQQLALNSFIEENFLFASISYFVIYVGLTAFSVPGATVVTLLGAALFGFWYSLLLVSFASTIGATIAFLSSRYLLKDWVQARFGDKLSAINQGVEKDGAFYLFSLRLIPVFPFFLINLLMGLTPISIGRYYLTSQIGMLPGTAVYLNAGTQLADINSLSGILSPTVLASFALLGVFPIAVKWIMSKFRPQLSS
- a CDS encoding TfoX/Sxy family DNA transformation protein, producing MDKPILKDSMKLFEQLGAIKSRSMFGGFGLFADETMFALVVKDQLHIRADQKSTLLFEKQGLKPYVYTKRGFPVVTKYYAISDALWQDQNALLNVAKRALASANNDKQQQATAKPERLKDLPNLRLATERMLKKAGIETVEQLESQGAVRAYEAIKNTHSGAVSLELLWALEGAINGTHWSVIPQQRRDELVNKLSL
- a CDS encoding alpha/beta fold hydrolase, whose protein sequence is MAQALLFHKTYLHPTSQEWVVFVHGAGGSSSIWFKQIKAYKQHFNLLLVDLRGHGKSNQLLKELISNRYTFGAVTQDILKVLDHLKIHSAHFVGMSLGTIIVRNLAELAGERVKSMVLGGAVTRLDARSRILVSLGNFGKHVLPYMWLYKLFAYIVMPQKNQQESRHLFIREAKKLCQKEFKRWFILAAEVNPLMRYFKERELPIPTLYLMGDRDYMFIKPVKEMVAAHTQSELLEIKNCGHVCNVEKPDEFNQHSIDFIQRQI
- a CDS encoding putative signal transducing protein encodes the protein MKIFTANTPIEAHIVCQLLINEAVQCEVRGEGLFGLKGELPATEDTNPYIWLLEPEKLDFAKAILASFREQQVAHQNWLCPQCGEEIEGQFGACWHCGQVLE
- the purR gene encoding HTH-type transcriptional repressor PurR, with the protein product MATIKDVARLAGVSTTTVSHVINKTRFVAEATQEKVMKAVDELNYAPSAVARSLKCNTTRTIGMLVTQSTNLFFSEVIDGVESYCYRQGYTLILCNTGGIYEKQRDYIRMLAEKRVDGILVMCSDLTEELREMLDKHADIPKVIMDWGPISSQADKIIDNSEEGGYLATKYLIDNGHTKIACLSGHFEKAACQERIQGFKRAMKEANITLNNEWILEGNFECDTAVMAADKIASWQDRPTAVFCFNDTMALGLMSRLQQLGLRIPEDISVIGYDNIELAEYFSPPLTTIHQPKRRVGKNAFEILLERIKDKEHDKRVFEMHPELVVRDTVKKIN